The Aggregatilinea lenta genome includes a region encoding these proteins:
- a CDS encoding YraN family protein has protein sequence MNQRAPSNIVPDPRRRLGQQGEAFVASTLTRAGYTVLDRNWRLTGVGELDIVARQGDEIVFVEVRTRRGPVSTAIALALESIGPRKQARLAQLAEAYLAAHDLNDMAWRVDVAAVGCTSGTFALEIIQHALNW, from the coding sequence ATGAATCAACGTGCACCGAGCAACATCGTTCCCGACCCGCGACGCCGGTTGGGCCAGCAGGGCGAAGCCTTCGTCGCCTCGACCCTGACGCGCGCCGGATACACCGTGCTCGACCGCAACTGGCGTCTGACTGGCGTGGGCGAGCTGGACATCGTGGCCCGGCAGGGGGACGAGATCGTGTTCGTGGAGGTACGCACGCGGCGCGGCCCGGTCAGCACAGCCATCGCGCTGGCGCTGGAAAGCATCGGCCCGCGCAAGCAGGCGCGCCTCGCGCAGCTCGCGGAGGCGTATCTCGCCGCGCACGACCTGAACGACATGGCATGGCGCGTAGACGTCGCAGCGGTGGGCTGCACGAGCGGGACTTTTGCACTGGAAATCATTCAGCATGCACTTAATTGGTAA